A portion of the Kiritimatiellia bacterium genome contains these proteins:
- a CDS encoding CAAX prenyl protease-related protein: MGEVATRGETVTAPVPGWAHLLPFVLFLFVAHLLGDDAWWARLAGLAAAVGALAWQRPWRDAATWAHIGPFATWLTVMYGASEPSAANYTLRTLLAGAMLLGTRPWRWYERPGWRDLPWAVAAGLGVFVLWVGFESDAFRALAPRIAEWYERYLVGPLPGGFGRLRAPMSSYPYLPARTGWIAFGIHMLGTSVVIATAEEFFWRGFLYRWLCARDFRSVSLAHRDVPMFLVVAVLFGLEHTEWFAGVLTGLVYGVLVLRSGRIWPAVFAHGLTNFLLGLHVLRADAWWFW; encoded by the coding sequence ATGGGTGAGGTTGCAACCCGCGGGGAGACCGTGACCGCGCCGGTGCCGGGGTGGGCACACCTGCTGCCGTTTGTGCTGTTTCTGTTCGTCGCGCATCTGCTGGGCGACGATGCCTGGTGGGCTCGGCTGGCCGGGCTGGCGGCGGCGGTCGGCGCGCTCGCGTGGCAGCGGCCCTGGCGGGACGCCGCGACGTGGGCGCACATCGGCCCGTTTGCGACGTGGTTGACCGTGATGTATGGCGCCAGCGAGCCGTCCGCGGCCAACTACACGTTGCGCACGCTGCTGGCGGGCGCGATGCTGCTGGGGACGCGCCCGTGGCGGTGGTACGAGCGGCCTGGCTGGCGCGACCTTCCGTGGGCGGTCGCCGCGGGGCTCGGCGTGTTCGTGTTGTGGGTGGGTTTTGAGAGCGACGCGTTCCGCGCGCTGGCGCCACGGATCGCCGAGTGGTACGAACGCTATCTGGTCGGCCCGCTGCCGGGGGGATTTGGCCGGTTGCGTGCCCCGATGAGCAGCTACCCCTATCTGCCGGCGCGGACCGGCTGGATCGCATTCGGGATCCACATGCTGGGCACCTCGGTGGTCATCGCGACGGCGGAGGAGTTCTTCTGGCGGGGTTTCCTCTACCGGTGGCTGTGCGCGCGGGACTTCCGTTCGGTCTCATTGGCCCATCGCGACGTGCCGATGTTCCTGGTGGTTGCCGTCCTGTTTGGCCTGGAGCACACCGAGTGGTTCGCGGGGGTGTTGACCGGCCTGGTGTACGGCGTGCTGGTGCTGCGCAGCGGCCGGATCTGGCCGGCGGTGTTTGCGCACGGACTCACGAACTTTCTCCTCGGCCTTCATGTGCTACGGGCGGACGCGTGGTGGTTCTGGTAG
- a CDS encoding biopolymer transporter ExbD: MRIVREGPEEAKFQMAPMIDMVFLLLIFFMCASSISQTRTLKLELPTATKGVVPKERPDRWTVNIFSDGSLYSGDRPVSVEELKAEVQQRLRETPSTKIYLRADANAEHRHIKKVLNAMAAIGVDDFIFAVFNPSETGGEP; this comes from the coding sequence ATGCGCATCGTTCGCGAAGGACCCGAAGAGGCCAAGTTCCAGATGGCCCCGATGATTGACATGGTCTTTCTGCTGCTGATCTTCTTCATGTGCGCTTCGTCCATTAGCCAGACCCGGACGCTGAAGCTCGAGCTGCCCACCGCGACGAAGGGCGTTGTGCCGAAGGAGCGGCCGGATCGCTGGACAGTGAACATCTTCTCCGATGGCTCGCTCTACAGCGGGGACCGGCCAGTGAGCGTGGAGGAGCTGAAGGCGGAGGTGCAGCAGCGTCTTCGCGAGACTCCATCCACGAAAATCTACCTTCGCGCCGACGCGAACGCAGAGCATCGGCACATCAAAAAGGTGCTGAACGCGATGGCCGCCATCGGGGTGGACGATTTCATTTTCGCGGTGTTCAATCCCTCGGAGACCGGAGGCGAGCCGTGA
- a CDS encoding MotA/TolQ/ExbB proton channel family protein, producing MNRTTRAAVVLSVALALVLGALPVLAQQPAPASPAAGAAPQEQAITLWGLWKTGGWAMYPIALLSIAGTALTIFGFLFTREPKMVQSSLVPLIQSQISNLDFRAASATCAASPGVLTNIINAGLLRLSDGITEVAVLEKAMEEAAVEENTNGLRPISYLSIIASVAPMFGLLGTVSGMIKAFQKIGLGMMGSPEKLANDIGEAMITTAFGLIVGIPFMFFYFHLKSRFQGNMARVGRLAGNVSHHLSAIFDRLRNGELPLDKVTLPEATAPMPAPAATGAPPAAQG from the coding sequence ATGAACCGAACGACCCGCGCAGCTGTTGTCCTTAGCGTTGCCCTCGCACTGGTATTGGGCGCCTTACCGGTGCTTGCGCAGCAGCCGGCTCCCGCGTCGCCCGCGGCTGGCGCCGCGCCGCAGGAGCAGGCGATCACCCTTTGGGGCCTCTGGAAAACCGGCGGCTGGGCAATGTATCCGATCGCACTGCTCTCCATTGCGGGCACTGCGCTGACGATCTTCGGGTTTCTGTTCACGCGTGAACCGAAAATGGTGCAGTCCTCGCTGGTACCGCTGATCCAGAGCCAGATCAGCAACCTCGACTTCCGTGCCGCCAGTGCCACCTGCGCCGCCTCGCCCGGTGTGCTGACGAACATCATCAATGCTGGGCTGCTGCGCCTCAGCGACGGCATCACGGAGGTCGCAGTGCTCGAAAAGGCGATGGAGGAGGCCGCCGTGGAGGAGAACACGAATGGGTTGCGGCCGATCAGCTACCTGTCCATCATCGCCTCGGTCGCGCCGATGTTCGGGCTCTTGGGCACCGTCAGCGGAATGATCAAGGCGTTCCAGAAAATCGGCCTGGGGATGATGGGCAGCCCGGAGAAGCTCGCGAACGACATCGGCGAGGCCATGATCACGACGGCGTTCGGGCTGATCGTTGGCATTCCTTTCATGTTCTTCTACTTCCACCTGAAGTCCCGTTTCCAGGGCAACATGGCGCGCGTCGGCCGGCTCGCCGGTAACGTCAGCCATCACCTGTCCGCGATCTTCGACCGGCTCCGCAACGGGGAGCTGCCGCTGGACAAGGTCACGCTCCCCGAGGCGACCGCGCCGATGCCCGCGCCGGCCGCCACCGGCGCCCCCCCAGCGGCCCAGGGCTGA
- a CDS encoding tetratricopeptide repeat protein has translation MAVLWLGGRVASPQDTYKETRAAAAAALARGAYEDAIPPLRQLVEWFGDTDQPSMRAEMEDVFYHLGLCHMFLAQFAECRNVFDTYLKKFPYGANAHLVAIFIADTWRYEGRFAEALGAYQKALKTYEYSLDLRIDIFVSMARCHLAEEKWEPAEPLLLEVYRTAPDLYRRNWAAAMLATSYLKDGAVDKVYPMVPLLLQRGSFASRSVALNMAALEAGDELFADDKYRDALWIYRLVYPHDLLRLNAQEQLELWRLRVRRLQRHLGLARELLRAQETVAEIEAELEAIEKIPNYDVELMFRIARSYMETRRLREASDLFYHLHLDAPADKQEECLYLSFLCAVRVRPPDRCLSRGHEYLDRYPGGPHYDAVSLMVGQVYANEQNWPKVLQVLGRALEVSPKHEDIAEVLFLLGYASFMEEKLADAQAHFGRILREFPGSEREVDALYWLGMSFLFDRKYEEARPNFDRLLQDFAASMYAEDALFRSATCDYALAAYEPAERKLLRFLDQYPGSKLLGEAHVLLGDISGALGELEEAVRRYTKGMESENLNIELYNHAAFRTGEMLRELKRYDDAIRHFEAYIARARPESNVPLAIYWMGECYWDKGEPERTLALFLDAVARYGGDRSELGVDLILEKFVDRSRAAGRPHGEEAWARLRDMLKRALEERQYTLALRLERVLMYDAGTSDAEKAAMAKFMLREENLRFASAGVLEWIVDAASAANQPKLARAAAEALIRDFTETDYALAARRLIAEQAVAEGDLELAIVQYNIIREVYATSDAAADALMRLGRLYAQTGQYDLADAAYRDLLGAKEWKDRWPEALYARGQLWMARRKFEEASAYFERIYVLYGGHKAWVGKAYLARAECLAKLGRVRAATETLDEFLARSDLADLPEFASARELRQKLGGRM, from the coding sequence GTGGCGGTCCTCTGGCTCGGGGGGCGGGTGGCGAGCCCGCAGGACACGTACAAAGAAACGCGCGCGGCGGCGGCGGCCGCGCTCGCGCGGGGTGCCTACGAGGACGCGATTCCTCCTCTGCGCCAATTGGTCGAATGGTTTGGCGACACCGATCAGCCGAGCATGCGCGCGGAGATGGAGGACGTTTTTTACCATCTCGGACTCTGTCATATGTTCCTGGCGCAGTTCGCCGAATGCCGCAACGTGTTTGACACATACCTGAAGAAGTTCCCGTACGGCGCGAACGCCCATCTGGTCGCGATCTTCATCGCTGACACATGGCGGTACGAGGGCCGATTTGCGGAGGCGCTCGGAGCCTATCAGAAGGCGTTGAAGACCTACGAATACTCGCTCGACTTGCGCATTGACATTTTCGTCTCGATGGCTCGCTGCCACCTCGCCGAAGAGAAGTGGGAGCCGGCGGAGCCGCTGCTGCTCGAAGTCTACCGCACCGCGCCCGATCTCTACCGCCGCAACTGGGCGGCCGCGATGCTGGCGACCTCCTACCTCAAGGACGGTGCGGTGGACAAAGTGTATCCAATGGTGCCGCTGCTGCTGCAGCGCGGCTCGTTCGCGTCGCGCAGCGTCGCGTTGAACATGGCCGCGCTCGAGGCGGGCGACGAGCTCTTCGCGGACGACAAGTACCGCGATGCGCTCTGGATCTACCGGCTCGTCTATCCGCACGACCTGCTGCGACTCAATGCGCAGGAACAGCTGGAGCTCTGGCGGTTGCGCGTGCGCCGGCTGCAGCGCCATCTCGGACTTGCCCGCGAGCTGTTGCGCGCGCAGGAGACCGTCGCGGAAATCGAGGCCGAGCTGGAGGCGATCGAGAAGATCCCGAACTACGATGTGGAGCTGATGTTCCGCATCGCGCGTAGTTACATGGAGACGCGGCGACTACGGGAGGCGTCGGACCTATTCTACCACCTGCATCTCGACGCGCCCGCGGACAAACAGGAGGAATGCCTCTACCTCTCGTTTCTGTGTGCGGTGCGGGTGCGCCCGCCAGACCGGTGTCTCTCGCGCGGCCACGAGTATCTGGATCGGTATCCCGGCGGGCCCCACTACGACGCGGTCTCGCTGATGGTCGGCCAGGTGTATGCAAACGAACAGAACTGGCCGAAGGTGCTGCAGGTGCTCGGCCGGGCGCTCGAGGTCAGCCCGAAACACGAAGACATCGCGGAGGTGCTGTTCCTGCTGGGGTACGCGTCGTTCATGGAGGAGAAGCTGGCCGATGCGCAGGCGCACTTTGGGCGGATCCTGCGCGAATTTCCGGGCAGCGAGCGCGAGGTCGACGCGCTCTACTGGCTGGGCATGTCGTTCCTTTTCGATCGCAAGTACGAGGAGGCGCGCCCGAACTTCGATCGGTTGCTGCAGGATTTTGCCGCCTCGATGTACGCGGAGGACGCACTGTTCCGTTCCGCGACCTGTGACTATGCGCTGGCGGCCTATGAGCCGGCGGAGCGCAAGCTGCTGCGCTTTCTGGATCAATATCCGGGGAGCAAGCTGCTGGGCGAGGCGCACGTGCTGCTCGGCGACATCTCCGGTGCGCTTGGCGAGCTGGAGGAGGCGGTCCGCCGCTACACGAAGGGGATGGAGTCCGAGAACCTCAACATCGAGCTCTACAACCACGCCGCCTTCCGCACTGGCGAGATGTTGCGGGAGCTCAAGCGCTACGACGATGCGATCCGCCACTTCGAGGCGTACATCGCGCGCGCGCGACCCGAATCGAACGTGCCGCTGGCGATCTATTGGATGGGGGAGTGCTACTGGGACAAGGGAGAGCCCGAACGCACGTTGGCGCTCTTCCTGGACGCGGTGGCGCGCTACGGCGGTGACCGTTCAGAGCTGGGCGTGGACCTGATCCTGGAGAAGTTCGTGGACCGCAGCCGCGCGGCGGGCCGCCCGCATGGCGAGGAAGCCTGGGCCCGGTTGCGCGACATGCTGAAGCGTGCGCTTGAGGAACGTCAGTACACGCTTGCCTTGCGGCTCGAACGCGTGCTGATGTACGACGCCGGCACGTCCGATGCGGAGAAGGCCGCGATGGCGAAGTTCATGCTTCGCGAAGAGAACCTGCGGTTCGCGAGCGCCGGCGTGCTCGAGTGGATCGTGGACGCCGCCTCCGCCGCGAACCAGCCGAAGCTCGCGCGCGCCGCGGCGGAGGCGCTGATCCGCGACTTCACGGAAACCGACTACGCGCTGGCCGCGCGCCGGCTGATCGCCGAGCAGGCGGTCGCGGAGGGCGATCTGGAACTGGCGATTGTGCAGTACAACATCATCCGTGAGGTGTACGCGACCAGTGACGCGGCCGCGGACGCTCTGATGAGGCTCGGCCGCCTGTATGCGCAGACGGGGCAGTACGACCTCGCCGACGCGGCCTATCGCGACCTGCTCGGCGCGAAGGAGTGGAAGGACCGCTGGCCCGAGGCGCTCTATGCGCGCGGCCAGCTGTGGATGGCGCGCCGCAAGTTCGAGGAGGCTTCCGCGTATTTCGAACGCATTTACGTGTTGTACGGCGGGCACAAAGCGTGGGTCGGCAAGGCGTACCTCGCACGGGCGGAATGCCTGGCGAAGCTCGGCCGTGTGCGGGCCGCGACCGAAACGCTCGATGAGTTTCTTGCCCGCAGCGATCTCGCCGACCTGCCGGAGTTCGCGAGCGCGCGCGAGCTCCGCCAGAAGCTGGGGGGCCGGATGTGA
- the dnaE gene encoding DNA polymerase III subunit alpha, with amino-acid sequence MSGFVHLHVHTEYSLLDSLVRIPELMVAVADAGMPAVAMTDAASLHAAPLFMREARRQGLRPIFGVEFEMAPRAALAAGATGPDLVVIAETAEGWLSLVRLVSESQLQSAAHGRPVLSESTLFRHTQGLILLTGGNNGEISRLCRAGRAKEAVETLRRLSEAFGRDQVFVELQNQRLAGQAELIASLREVARQASVRCVATNNVHYLRRDQAEAHRCLRCVRRGIARAEDGTSYSSEFYLKGPEEMAAAFADAPEALETTIEIAQRCQLNPWPPDTSRFPRYRPPDGAAVGGSADELRRLAWAGFRRRWAAVVASPTRTAAAERRLDREIEAAIRARVANYLLVHADLVRAARERGLAVTPSRAAAASSLLAWSLELTDVLALRWDLPPERFLNPDHPALPELSLDVAPHHRASLMALVRERYGEDCVVHAGTRVVFGARSAVREVARVLGVPADQVEELIAILGDTVRSEPRLDRADVRDRLLARAGRWSELVHFAAMFEGLPRTWAAHPTALVLADSPVGSIVPLYRTADGDAVTQFEVRDLPRFGLVRTDVPASRTAALLGEAGAALRASSPEQAGAFERVDGREVDVAQLIRRGDVAGIPGLELPAVAERCRKWGARRVEDLAPWLAILAAESSALAAELEAALEGRRPPERVDASVQPLLAPTGGMLLYEEQAVQVLQRLARLPPEFADLARRAESARDEELRRRVWKQVRNGARGRGLPDREIEAVWAAVLDCFHRRVSLARGAVLATHAWRAAWLKAREPLVFYAAALAAEAGDPERARPLLREVIARGVPLLGPDANESMVTPRATAGAIRLGWISIRGVRPEAAAMWVAEREQRGPFRDLADFAQRLAGVALGRNTLAHLVRAGAFDSFGAPRAQLLAELDAIWTAASAARDVRHGQTLLFNETCATGSPPSLTDVLADRWAAERELLGVVISPHPLRPWEWWLRTAVPAQGESDGMSLATGVPLRVADELAPGVTLDMFDGVEQIGIPPGWLPTTAWPAEPVVVPVRRERGGLTAVGRWWPLEAAVRRVVEVCVSVPAGGEGSLLHELVAAARAHPGPTPLRLLGAPLRSARPPPVGVGASLVRALERCAGPRSVRLVVDLSERRT; translated from the coding sequence ATGTCGGGGTTCGTCCATCTCCACGTCCACACCGAATACAGTCTGCTGGACAGCCTCGTACGGATTCCGGAGCTGATGGTCGCGGTCGCTGACGCCGGCATGCCCGCGGTCGCGATGACCGACGCGGCGTCGCTGCATGCGGCGCCGCTGTTCATGCGCGAGGCACGCCGTCAGGGGCTGCGGCCGATCTTCGGCGTCGAGTTCGAAATGGCGCCACGCGCCGCGCTGGCCGCCGGCGCGACGGGGCCGGATCTGGTGGTGATCGCGGAGACCGCCGAAGGGTGGCTCTCGCTGGTGAGGCTGGTGAGCGAGTCGCAGCTGCAATCCGCGGCGCACGGCCGGCCGGTGTTGAGCGAGTCCACACTGTTTCGGCACACGCAGGGGCTGATCCTGCTGACCGGCGGCAACAACGGCGAAATTTCCCGGCTGTGCCGCGCCGGTCGCGCGAAGGAGGCGGTGGAGACGCTCCGGCGGCTGAGCGAGGCGTTTGGGCGGGACCAGGTGTTCGTCGAGCTGCAGAACCAGCGGTTGGCTGGCCAGGCCGAACTGATTGCGTCGCTGCGGGAGGTTGCGCGGCAGGCGTCGGTGCGGTGCGTCGCCACCAACAACGTTCACTACCTGCGCCGCGACCAGGCCGAGGCTCATCGATGCCTGCGCTGTGTCCGCCGCGGGATCGCGCGGGCGGAGGACGGAACGTCGTACTCTTCGGAATTTTACCTCAAAGGGCCCGAGGAAATGGCGGCGGCGTTTGCGGACGCGCCGGAGGCGCTGGAGACGACGATCGAGATTGCGCAGCGATGCCAGCTCAATCCCTGGCCACCCGACACGTCGCGGTTTCCCCGCTACCGTCCGCCGGATGGCGCGGCCGTCGGCGGTTCCGCCGACGAGCTGCGACGGCTAGCCTGGGCCGGGTTTCGGCGGCGGTGGGCCGCTGTGGTTGCATCACCCACCCGCACAGCTGCGGCCGAGCGGCGGCTCGATCGGGAGATTGAGGCCGCGATCCGCGCGCGCGTCGCCAACTACCTGCTGGTGCACGCGGACCTGGTGCGTGCGGCGCGGGAGCGAGGGCTGGCGGTGACGCCCTCCCGTGCGGCGGCTGCTTCCAGTCTGCTGGCCTGGTCGCTGGAGCTGACGGATGTCCTTGCGCTGCGCTGGGACCTGCCGCCAGAGCGGTTTTTGAACCCGGATCATCCCGCACTGCCGGAGCTTTCGCTGGATGTCGCGCCGCATCATCGGGCCAGCCTGATGGCGTTGGTCCGCGAGCGCTACGGTGAGGACTGTGTTGTGCATGCGGGCACCCGTGTTGTGTTCGGCGCGCGCTCCGCGGTCCGCGAGGTCGCCCGGGTGCTGGGCGTGCCAGCGGACCAAGTGGAAGAACTGATCGCGATACTGGGCGACACTGTTCGATCCGAGCCGCGGTTAGATCGGGCCGACGTTCGGGACCGGCTTTTGGCGAGGGCCGGCCGATGGTCCGAGCTGGTTCATTTTGCGGCGATGTTCGAAGGCCTCCCCCGCACATGGGCGGCCCATCCGACCGCGCTGGTGCTGGCGGACTCCCCGGTTGGCTCGATCGTGCCCCTCTACCGCACTGCCGATGGCGATGCGGTGACCCAGTTTGAGGTTCGCGATCTGCCGCGTTTTGGATTGGTGCGCACTGATGTGCCGGCGAGCCGTACCGCGGCGCTGCTGGGCGAGGCCGGCGCTGCGCTTCGCGCCAGCTCGCCGGAGCAAGCGGGCGCATTCGAGCGGGTGGATGGTCGCGAGGTGGACGTCGCGCAGCTGATCCGGCGGGGCGACGTCGCGGGGATCCCAGGGCTGGAGCTGCCGGCGGTCGCAGAACGGTGCCGAAAATGGGGTGCCCGCCGCGTGGAGGACCTGGCTCCCTGGCTGGCGATCCTGGCGGCGGAGTCTTCGGCGCTGGCCGCGGAGCTGGAGGCGGCACTCGAGGGACGCCGTCCGCCAGAACGGGTCGACGCCTCGGTGCAACCGCTCCTGGCTCCAACGGGCGGAATGCTGCTGTACGAGGAGCAGGCGGTGCAAGTGCTCCAGCGGCTGGCGCGCCTGCCACCCGAGTTTGCGGACCTCGCGCGCCGGGCAGAGTCTGCTCGCGACGAGGAACTCCGGCGGCGGGTGTGGAAACAGGTTCGGAATGGCGCACGTGGGCGGGGTCTGCCGGACAGGGAAATCGAGGCGGTGTGGGCGGCGGTGTTGGACTGTTTCCACCGGCGCGTGTCGCTGGCTCGGGGTGCGGTTCTCGCGACCCATGCTTGGCGGGCCGCCTGGCTGAAGGCGCGCGAACCGCTGGTGTTCTATGCCGCCGCGCTGGCGGCGGAGGCGGGCGACCCGGAGCGGGCACGGCCGCTGCTGCGGGAGGTGATCGCGCGCGGCGTTCCGCTGCTCGGACCGGATGCGAATGAAAGTATGGTCACTCCACGCGCGACCGCGGGCGCGATTCGGCTGGGGTGGATTTCCATCCGTGGTGTCCGGCCGGAAGCGGCCGCGATGTGGGTCGCCGAACGTGAACAACGGGGGCCGTTCCGCGACCTTGCGGATTTCGCGCAGCGGCTGGCCGGGGTCGCCCTCGGTCGCAACACGCTGGCCCACCTGGTGCGCGCGGGAGCGTTTGACTCATTCGGCGCTCCTCGCGCGCAGCTGCTCGCGGAACTCGACGCGATCTGGACGGCCGCGAGTGCCGCGCGTGATGTTCGACACGGCCAGACATTGTTGTTCAACGAGACCTGCGCCACTGGATCGCCCCCTTCGCTCACCGACGTTTTGGCCGACCGGTGGGCCGCGGAGCGGGAGTTGCTGGGGGTCGTCATCTCGCCACATCCGCTGCGGCCGTGGGAGTGGTGGCTGCGAACCGCGGTGCCGGCTCAGGGAGAGTCGGACGGGATGAGCCTCGCCACAGGGGTGCCGCTCCGCGTTGCGGACGAGCTCGCCCCGGGCGTGACACTGGACATGTTCGACGGGGTCGAGCAAATCGGCATTCCGCCCGGATGGCTGCCCACCACCGCATGGCCGGCCGAGCCCGTCGTGGTGCCCGTGCGGCGCGAACGAGGTGGGCTGACTGCCGTCGGCAGATGGTGGCCGCTGGAGGCGGCGGTGCGACGGGTGGTCGAAGTGTGCGTGAGCGTGCCGGCCGGTGGTGAGGGGTCGCTGCTCCACGAACTTGTGGCTGCTGCGCGGGCGCATCCAGGACCGACGCCGCTGCGGCTGCTCGGTGCGCCGCTTCGATCCGCTCGGCCGCCGCCGGTGGGTGTCGGCGCCTCGCTGGTGCGGGCGTTGGAGCGATGTGCGGGACCTCGGAGTGTGCGGCTGGTGGTTGATTTGTCGGAACGGCGTACCTAG